A genomic segment from Microbulbifer elongatus encodes:
- the ccoO gene encoding cytochrome-c oxidase, cbb3-type subunit II, which yields MKNHDIVEKNIGLMMVLIVVAISFGALVEIVPQFFTTNNNEPIAGLKPLGPVELEGRDIYIREGCHVCHTQMVRPLRAEVERYGHYSMAQESVYEHPFLWGSKRTGPDLARVGGRYSDEWHRAHLYDPRNVVPESIMPSYPWLFDNIVTGEHTARKMKALRAVGVPYTDEDIANASKPFVGGRVTEIDALVAYLQQLGILVQQKR from the coding sequence GTGAAAAATCATGACATCGTAGAAAAGAACATCGGCCTGATGATGGTGCTGATCGTGGTCGCGATCAGCTTCGGTGCCCTGGTGGAAATCGTTCCCCAGTTTTTCACCACCAACAACAATGAGCCCATTGCAGGCCTGAAGCCTCTGGGCCCGGTTGAGCTGGAAGGCCGCGACATTTACATCCGCGAAGGCTGCCACGTATGCCACACCCAGATGGTGCGCCCGCTGCGCGCGGAAGTAGAGCGCTATGGCCACTACTCCATGGCTCAGGAGTCCGTGTATGAGCACCCCTTCCTGTGGGGCTCCAAGCGTACCGGCCCTGATCTCGCCCGCGTGGGTGGCCGTTATTCCGATGAGTGGCATCGTGCGCACCTGTACGATCCGCGCAACGTGGTACCGGAATCCATCATGCCGTCTTACCCCTGGTTGTTTGACAATATCGTCACCGGGGAACATACGGCGAGAAAGATGAAGGCACTGCGCGCGGTGGGTGTTCCCTACACCGATGAAGATATCGCCAACGCCAGCAAACCCTTTGTGGGCGGTCGCGTTACCGAGATTGATGCTCTGGTCGCCTACCTGCAGCAGCTGGGCATCCTGGTACAGCAGAAACGCTAA
- a CDS encoding FixH family protein, which yields MSQKANSNKTAPWFREPWFWMVMSPLILVVIVSFVLVSVAVRHGDDVVSDTYYKDSRLYHYSAEQDQRAKAMNLAGMILFSPEDKTVSLDLRGDLPGYPESLVLVLSHPVEADLDERILLQEISTGRYRGQVAAPLQHRWYLQVSPLGEQESEAQWRLKGEINFNIGNGVPLKPVEQ from the coding sequence GTGTCTCAAAAAGCAAATTCCAACAAGACCGCACCCTGGTTTCGCGAACCCTGGTTCTGGATGGTTATGTCACCGCTGATACTGGTGGTGATCGTATCCTTCGTTCTGGTCTCCGTCGCCGTGCGTCACGGTGACGATGTGGTCAGTGATACCTATTACAAGGACAGCCGTCTGTACCACTACAGCGCGGAACAGGATCAGCGGGCGAAGGCCATGAACCTGGCCGGAATGATCCTGTTTTCGCCGGAAGACAAAACCGTGTCCCTGGATCTGCGCGGCGACCTGCCTGGCTATCCGGAGTCACTGGTACTGGTGCTGAGCCACCCGGTGGAAGCGGATCTGGATGAGCGTATCCTGCTGCAAGAAATTTCCACGGGCCGCTACCGTGGACAGGTAGCCGCGCCCTTGCAGCACCGTTGGTATCTGCAGGTAAGCCCGCTGGGCGAGCAGGAGAGCGAGGCACAGTGGCGCCTGAAAGGCGAGATCAATTTCAATATTGGCAACGGAGTGCCCCTGAAACCCGTCGAGCAGTGA
- a CDS encoding extracellular catalytic domain type 1 short-chain-length polyhydroxyalkanoate depolymerase gives MKHFEQRKLLGAGLGLSLLLGTAAADAGSWQQNVAIGGFNKVHIYTPDSNSPIGDGKSLLVVLHGCTQSIDAYLGANLEQAAEEYGMVVAVPDAMNKAGFSCWSYWQGTRSRTAGDYKNLITLANTMSGDSSRGIDPNQVYIAGLSSGAAFANTTACIAPDVFAGMGISAGPSIGTSSSGAIGSCETANVTSRCNSYAGGYADHFDTQVASIAHGTNDTTVDDCYNTQNAEGMAGVYGVVQLPGTNTYTDSGRSASETLWQDGRVSMLWLNGVDHAWSGGQGASGSYISGAGINYASYLGQYFIDNNQRVDRNSGPVISDISISTSGSQVLVSGQAMDAEGSVQSVDATFDGDTSSSVSGGTDASGFFSLTSPPLADGLYEVTVTATDDEEAAGEPYLSTVRVGPEPPAMAPELSNLSAHVAGQCVSVSGNVVDQNQDLESVTIAFSNGSINASVAGTDFSGEQCDLPGGAGTATVTATDMAGLSSSSSVSFVADAGVTATLDQHIAAGRLDYTNYANCYLEYSSASFRLDEFPVSGGQCQWRDTDASCNGPQVACTGSASGGSSSSSSGGSSSSSGGSGSGGNGETCTEHATYNYYQKTAGRAYSTGNPMAPDYFAQGSDEPMSGSTWGLNTLHSSDGNTWSLGGCP, from the coding sequence ATGAAACATTTCGAGCAGCGCAAGCTCCTGGGCGCAGGCCTGGGTCTATCTCTATTGCTGGGTACGGCAGCGGCAGACGCCGGTAGCTGGCAACAGAATGTCGCTATTGGCGGCTTCAACAAGGTTCATATTTACACCCCAGACTCAAATTCCCCCATCGGCGATGGCAAATCGCTGCTGGTGGTACTGCACGGGTGCACCCAATCCATCGATGCCTACCTGGGCGCAAATCTGGAACAGGCCGCGGAAGAATACGGCATGGTAGTGGCAGTACCCGATGCCATGAACAAGGCCGGCTTCAGTTGCTGGTCCTATTGGCAGGGCACCCGTTCACGTACCGCCGGTGACTACAAGAACCTGATCACGCTGGCAAATACCATGAGTGGTGATTCCAGTCGTGGCATAGATCCGAATCAGGTATATATCGCAGGCTTATCCTCTGGCGCTGCATTTGCCAATACCACCGCCTGTATCGCCCCGGACGTCTTTGCGGGTATGGGGATCAGCGCAGGGCCGAGTATCGGTACCAGCTCCAGTGGTGCCATCGGCAGCTGCGAGACCGCCAACGTCACCAGCCGCTGTAATTCGTACGCCGGCGGCTACGCCGATCACTTTGACACCCAGGTGGCATCCATCGCCCACGGCACCAACGACACTACCGTAGACGATTGTTACAACACCCAGAATGCGGAAGGTATGGCCGGTGTCTATGGTGTCGTTCAACTTCCCGGTACCAACACGTATACGGATAGCGGTCGCAGTGCTAGCGAAACCCTGTGGCAAGACGGGCGTGTCTCCATGCTCTGGCTGAATGGTGTCGACCACGCCTGGTCAGGCGGTCAGGGCGCCAGCGGCAGCTACATCAGTGGTGCGGGTATCAATTACGCCAGTTACTTGGGCCAGTATTTCATCGACAACAATCAGCGCGTCGACCGCAACAGCGGACCGGTCATCAGTGATATCAGTATCAGCACCAGCGGCAGCCAGGTACTGGTCAGCGGGCAGGCAATGGACGCCGAAGGCAGCGTGCAAAGCGTTGATGCCACCTTTGACGGAGACACCAGCAGTTCGGTGAGTGGAGGCACCGACGCCAGTGGTTTTTTTTCATTGACCAGCCCGCCGCTGGCGGATGGCCTTTATGAAGTCACCGTCACCGCAACAGACGATGAAGAGGCCGCTGGAGAACCCTACCTGTCGACTGTGCGGGTAGGTCCGGAGCCGCCGGCCATGGCGCCGGAGCTGAGCAACCTCAGCGCCCATGTGGCCGGTCAGTGCGTTTCTGTGAGTGGCAATGTGGTCGATCAGAATCAGGATCTCGAAAGCGTCACCATCGCATTCAGCAATGGCAGCATCAACGCATCAGTGGCAGGCACCGACTTCTCCGGTGAGCAGTGCGATCTGCCCGGCGGCGCAGGAACCGCCACGGTAACCGCGACGGATATGGCGGGCCTGAGCAGTAGCTCGAGTGTAAGCTTCGTCGCCGATGCCGGCGTCACTGCGACCCTTGACCAGCACATCGCTGCTGGCCGCCTCGACTACACCAACTACGCCAACTGCTACCTGGAATACAGCAGCGCCAGCTTTCGCCTGGATGAATTTCCCGTTAGCGGTGGTCAGTGCCAGTGGCGGGACACCGATGCGTCCTGCAACGGCCCCCAGGTAGCCTGCACTGGCAGTGCCAGTGGCGGAAGCAGTTCCAGTAGCTCTGGAGGCAGCAGTTCGAGCTCCGGCGGAAGTGGCTCGGGTGGCAACGGTGAAACCTGTACCGAGCACGCCACCTACAACTACTACCAGAAGACCGCCGGCCGCGCCTACAGTACTGGCAACCCCATGGCCCCGGACTATTTTGCCCAGGGTAGCGACGAGCCGATGTCTGGCTCAACCTGGGGTCTGAACACGCTTCACAGCAGCGACGGCAACACCTGGTCACTGGGTGGCTGTCCCTGA
- a CDS encoding argininosuccinate synthase, producing the protein MSKIDKVVLAYSGGLDTSVIVRWLQDTYGCEVVTFTADIGQGEEVEPARAKAEALGVKEIYIDDLREEFVRDFVFPMFRANTIYEGEYLLGTSIARPLIAKRLIEIANETGADAISHGATGKGNDQVRFELGAYALKPGIQVIAPWREWDLNSRERLMQYCEQHKIPVDFSNKKKKSPYSMDANLLHISYEGGVLEEPWAEAEEDMWRWSVSPEAAPDKPTYITLQYENGDPVAIDGERLSPATLLEKLNKLGGANGIGRLDIVENRYVGMKSRGCYETPGGTILLKAHRAIESITLDREVAHLKDELMPRYAKLIYNGYWWSPEREMLQAAIDQSQSVVNGEVRLKLYKGSVSAVGRRSEDSLFDEKIATFEDDAGAYDQKDAEGFIKLNALRLRIAAGKGRDLI; encoded by the coding sequence ATGAGCAAGATCGATAAGGTGGTATTGGCATATTCCGGCGGGCTCGATACTTCGGTAATCGTACGCTGGCTGCAGGATACCTATGGGTGTGAGGTTGTCACCTTTACCGCCGATATCGGTCAGGGTGAAGAAGTGGAGCCGGCACGTGCCAAGGCCGAAGCTCTGGGCGTGAAAGAGATCTACATCGACGACCTGCGCGAAGAGTTCGTGCGCGATTTCGTATTCCCGATGTTCCGCGCCAATACCATATATGAAGGTGAGTACCTGCTGGGTACCTCCATCGCCCGCCCACTGATCGCCAAGCGCCTGATCGAGATTGCCAACGAAACCGGCGCAGATGCCATTTCCCATGGGGCCACCGGAAAAGGTAACGACCAGGTGCGTTTCGAGCTGGGCGCCTATGCCCTGAAGCCAGGAATCCAGGTTATCGCACCCTGGCGTGAGTGGGATCTGAACTCCCGCGAAAGGCTCATGCAGTACTGTGAGCAGCACAAGATTCCGGTGGACTTTTCCAACAAGAAGAAAAAGTCCCCTTACTCCATGGACGCTAACCTGCTGCACATCTCCTACGAGGGCGGTGTGTTGGAAGAGCCCTGGGCGGAAGCGGAAGAAGATATGTGGCGCTGGAGCGTCAGCCCGGAAGCGGCCCCGGACAAGCCCACTTACATCACCCTGCAATACGAAAACGGCGACCCGGTTGCCATTGACGGTGAGCGTCTGAGCCCGGCGACCCTGCTGGAGAAACTGAACAAGCTCGGTGGTGCCAACGGTATTGGCCGACTGGATATCGTGGAAAACCGCTACGTGGGCATGAAATCCCGCGGCTGTTACGAAACTCCCGGCGGCACCATCCTGCTGAAAGCGCACCGCGCGATTGAGTCCATTACTCTGGATCGCGAAGTGGCGCACCTTAAAGACGAGTTGATGCCGCGCTACGCGAAACTGATTTACAACGGTTACTGGTGGTCCCCTGAGCGCGAAATGCTGCAGGCCGCCATTGATCAGTCCCAGTCGGTGGTAAACGGTGAAGTACGCCTGAAATTGTATAAAGGCAGTGTGTCCGCTGTCGGTCGCCGCTCTGAAGATAGCCTGTTTGATGAAAAGATCGCCACCTTTGAGGACGATGCCGGGGCCTACGACCAGAAGGATGCCGAGGGCTTCATCAAACTGAACGCCTTGCGCCTGCGTATTGCGGCAGGTAAGGGCAGAGACTTGATCTAA
- the pyrC gene encoding dihydroorotase produces the protein MEPKQQITLRKPDDWHIHLRDGTALPRTVGDAADQFQRAIVMPNLVPPVVNAADALAYQSRIQAAIPEGNAFTPLMVIYLTDNTSAEVVQQAHAAGVVAAKLYPAGATTNSDSGVTDVANIYPALEAMQSCGMKLLLHGEVTTSDIDIFDRERVFIENILEPVVDDFPNLKIVLEHITTAHAAEFVAQAREGVAATITAHHLLYNRNHMLVGGIRPHYYCLPILKRGYHQNALIEAATSGNPKFFLGTDSAPHTQGKKETSCGCAGCYTAFSAIELYAEAFERAGKLDKLEGFASDFGPDFYGLPRNTDTITLVREPWTLPAGLQMGDDALIPLAAGETLNWRRV, from the coding sequence GTGGAGCCCAAACAGCAAATTACGCTGCGTAAACCAGATGACTGGCACATTCATTTGCGCGATGGCACAGCCTTACCGCGCACCGTAGGAGACGCCGCCGACCAGTTTCAACGGGCCATCGTCATGCCCAATCTGGTGCCGCCCGTTGTCAACGCCGCCGACGCCCTGGCCTACCAATCGCGTATTCAGGCGGCCATCCCGGAAGGCAACGCCTTCACGCCGCTGATGGTGATCTATCTGACCGATAACACCTCCGCAGAGGTGGTCCAGCAGGCGCACGCCGCCGGAGTGGTTGCCGCCAAACTCTACCCGGCCGGTGCCACCACCAATTCCGACTCCGGCGTCACCGACGTCGCCAATATCTATCCGGCGCTGGAAGCCATGCAGTCCTGCGGGATGAAACTGTTGCTACACGGCGAGGTGACCACCAGCGACATCGACATTTTCGACCGCGAGCGGGTGTTTATCGAAAACATTCTCGAGCCGGTCGTGGACGATTTTCCCAATCTGAAAATTGTGCTCGAGCACATCACTACCGCCCATGCTGCGGAGTTTGTGGCCCAGGCCCGCGAGGGCGTTGCCGCCACCATCACTGCGCACCACCTGCTGTACAACCGCAACCATATGCTGGTAGGCGGCATCCGCCCGCATTACTACTGTCTGCCGATCCTGAAACGCGGCTACCACCAGAATGCGCTGATCGAAGCCGCGACCAGTGGCAACCCGAAATTTTTCCTCGGCACGGATTCCGCCCCCCACACACAGGGTAAAAAGGAAACCTCCTGCGGCTGTGCCGGGTGCTACACCGCTTTCAGCGCGATCGAGCTCTATGCGGAAGCCTTCGAGCGCGCCGGCAAACTGGACAAACTGGAAGGTTTCGCCAGCGATTTCGGCCCCGACTTCTATGGCCTGCCGCGCAATACCGATACCATTACACTGGTGCGCGAGCCCTGGACCCTTCCCGCGGGCCTGCAGATGGGCGACGACGCCCTGATACCACTGGCCGCCGGCGAAACCTTGAACTGGCGCCGGGTATAA
- the ccoN gene encoding cytochrome-c oxidase, cbb3-type subunit I — translation MTTTVAEAGKLPDYDYNIVRQFTIMSVVWGIFGMGVGVLIAAQLAWPALNDLWQPFTHFGRLRPLHTNAVIFAFGGSVLFATSYYVVQRTCQTRLWGGWLIPFTFWGWQVVIIAAAITLPLGYTSSKEYAELEWPIDILIALVWIAYAIVFFGTIAKRRTSHIYVANWFFGAYIITIAALHIVNNLEIPVAPFKSYSIFSGTKDAMIQWWYGHNAVGFFLTAAFLGIMYYFVPKQAGRPVYSYQLSIVHFWALISIYVWAGGHHLHYSALPDWTQSLAMIMSVILLAPSWGGMINGIMTLSGAWHKLRTDPTLRFLVVSLSFYGMSTFEGPMMSIKTVNALSHNTDWTIGHVHSGALGWVAMISIGALYHLVPVLWGRKEMYSVKLINAHFWLATVGTVLYIAAMWVNGITQGLMWRAFNADGTLTYSFVESVIASHPGYIVRWLGGAFFLTGMFLMAYNVFRTVTDEPKEGEVRHDENLPIAKNA, via the coding sequence ATGACGACTACAGTGGCAGAGGCCGGCAAGCTGCCGGACTATGACTACAACATTGTGCGCCAGTTCACCATCATGTCGGTGGTCTGGGGTATTTTTGGTATGGGCGTCGGCGTCCTGATCGCCGCACAGCTGGCCTGGCCGGCGCTGAACGATCTGTGGCAGCCTTTCACCCACTTTGGTCGTCTGCGTCCGTTGCATACCAACGCGGTTATTTTCGCGTTTGGCGGCAGCGTGCTGTTTGCGACTTCTTATTATGTGGTGCAGCGTACCTGTCAGACCCGTCTGTGGGGTGGCTGGCTGATTCCATTCACCTTCTGGGGATGGCAGGTCGTCATTATCGCCGCTGCAATTACACTGCCGCTGGGTTACACCTCCAGTAAGGAGTATGCGGAGCTGGAATGGCCGATTGATATCCTGATTGCCCTGGTGTGGATTGCCTATGCAATCGTGTTCTTCGGCACCATTGCCAAGCGCCGTACCTCTCATATCTATGTGGCAAACTGGTTCTTCGGCGCCTATATCATCACCATCGCCGCGTTGCATATCGTCAACAACCTGGAAATTCCGGTTGCGCCGTTCAAGTCCTATTCCATTTTCTCCGGCACCAAGGATGCGATGATCCAGTGGTGGTACGGCCACAACGCGGTCGGTTTCTTCCTCACTGCCGCCTTCCTCGGCATCATGTATTACTTCGTGCCGAAGCAGGCCGGTCGCCCGGTTTACTCTTACCAGCTATCCATCGTGCACTTCTGGGCGTTGATTTCGATCTACGTCTGGGCCGGTGGTCACCACCTGCATTACTCGGCACTGCCGGACTGGACCCAGAGCCTGGCGATGATCATGTCTGTGATTCTGCTTGCACCTTCCTGGGGTGGCATGATCAACGGCATCATGACTCTGTCCGGTGCCTGGCACAAACTGCGCACTGACCCGACCCTGCGTTTCCTGGTGGTGTCCCTGTCCTTCTATGGTATGTCCACCTTTGAAGGTCCGATGATGTCCATCAAGACCGTAAACGCACTGTCCCACAATACCGACTGGACTATTGGTCACGTGCACTCCGGCGCACTCGGCTGGGTGGCGATGATCTCCATTGGTGCCCTGTATCACCTGGTGCCGGTCCTCTGGGGGCGCAAGGAAATGTACAGCGTCAAGCTGATCAATGCGCACTTCTGGCTCGCCACCGTGGGCACCGTTCTGTACATCGCTGCGATGTGGGTGAACGGTATTACCCAGGGCCTGATGTGGCGCGCCTTCAACGCCGACGGCACTCTGACCTACAGCTTTGTGGAGAGTGTGATTGCCAGCCACCCGGGCTATATCGTGCGCTGGCTGGGTGGTGCCTTCTTCCTGACCGGCATGTTCCTGATGGCGTACAACGTATTCCGCACCGTTACCGACGAGCCGAAAGAAGGCGAAGTGCGGCACGACGAAAACCTGCCGATTGCGAAGAATGCTTAA
- the ccoP gene encoding cytochrome-c oxidase, cbb3-type subunit III, translating into MSTFWSVWVIVLTLANLALVTWVLFANRKVAVDDQDDPENRTTGHVYDGIEEYDNPLPKWWFLLFIFTLVFSAAYLVIYPGMGNFKGIAGWTSVGALKASEAKAQAEFKENFGQYVDMPIEEIAENREALKMGARIFANNCAVCHGADGGGNYGFPNLTDNDWLYGGTPEKILETLHNGRQGLMPPQGPIIGEDGVKNVTEYVLAMNGLEHDAALAEQGKQVFGTVCMACHGADGKGNQALGAPNLTDDIWLYGGTREEIQHTVRGGRSNNMPSQKDKLREDKIRLVAAYVYSLSRQEDVQQ; encoded by the coding sequence ATGAGTACATTTTGGAGTGTTTGGGTAATTGTGCTCACCCTCGCCAATCTCGCATTGGTAACTTGGGTTCTCTTTGCAAACCGCAAAGTGGCGGTCGACGATCAGGACGACCCGGAAAACCGCACCACCGGCCACGTGTACGATGGCATCGAGGAGTATGACAACCCACTGCCCAAGTGGTGGTTCCTGTTGTTCATTTTCACACTGGTATTTTCCGCCGCCTATCTGGTGATTTATCCGGGCATGGGTAACTTTAAAGGGATCGCCGGTTGGACGTCTGTCGGTGCCCTGAAAGCCTCGGAGGCCAAGGCCCAGGCTGAGTTCAAAGAGAACTTTGGCCAGTATGTGGATATGCCGATCGAGGAAATTGCCGAGAATCGCGAAGCGCTGAAAATGGGAGCGCGTATTTTTGCCAACAACTGCGCGGTCTGTCATGGCGCGGACGGCGGCGGTAACTACGGTTTCCCGAACCTGACCGACAATGACTGGCTGTATGGCGGCACTCCGGAGAAAATTCTGGAAACACTGCACAACGGCCGCCAGGGGCTGATGCCGCCGCAGGGGCCGATCATCGGCGAAGACGGGGTGAAGAATGTCACCGAATATGTTCTGGCCATGAATGGTCTGGAGCATGATGCCGCCCTCGCCGAGCAGGGTAAGCAGGTATTCGGTACCGTGTGCATGGCGTGTCACGGAGCGGACGGGAAGGGCAACCAGGCACTGGGTGCACCGAACCTGACCGACGATATCTGGCTCTATGGCGGCACCCGTGAAGAAATTCAGCACACCGTGCGTGGCGGCCGAAGCAATAACATGCCCTCCCAGAAAGACAAGCTGCGGGAAGACAAGATCCGTCTGGTCGCCGCTTATGTCTACAGTCTGTCCCGTCAGGAAGACGTGCAGCAATAA
- a CDS encoding CcoQ/FixQ family Cbb3-type cytochrome c oxidase assembly chaperone translates to MTIDILRQIAVVLGALAFLAVCWWAFSPKRKKRFEEDAKLPFADEQETLDKSARESESTTGDEAGKKQEQGQDK, encoded by the coding sequence GTGACTATCGATATTCTGCGGCAGATTGCCGTTGTTCTCGGCGCACTGGCATTCCTCGCGGTGTGCTGGTGGGCTTTCTCTCCCAAGCGCAAAAAGCGTTTTGAGGAAGATGCAAAGCTGCCATTCGCCGATGAGCAGGAAACTCTAGACAAGTCCGCTCGCGAGAGCGAAAGCACCACTGGCGACGAGGCCGGTAAGAAACAGGAACAGGGGCAGGACAAATGA
- the rnt gene encoding ribonuclease T produces the protein MTPAETPNGPKSLLAQRFRGFLPVVLDLETAGFNARTDALLEVSAVILNMDEAGTLYPEETHSFHIEPFEGANIEQSALDFIGVDLDSPDRDAWPEEIALPELFRQIRRAIKNHSCTRAIMVAHNAHFDLGFINAAVARCGLKRNPFHPFSCMDTATLAGLAYGQTVLAKACQTAGMAFDNSAAHSAEYDAEKTAELFCGIVNRWRDLGGWPLAAATDDLPAEDAG, from the coding sequence GTGACCCCAGCAGAAACGCCCAACGGCCCCAAAAGTCTTCTGGCTCAACGCTTCCGCGGCTTTCTGCCGGTGGTGCTGGACCTGGAAACCGCGGGCTTTAACGCCCGCACCGACGCTCTGCTGGAAGTGTCGGCGGTCATCCTGAATATGGATGAAGCGGGCACCCTCTACCCGGAGGAGACCCATAGCTTCCATATCGAGCCCTTCGAGGGGGCGAATATCGAACAGTCTGCGCTGGACTTTATCGGCGTAGACCTGGACTCGCCGGATCGCGACGCCTGGCCAGAGGAAATTGCCTTACCGGAACTGTTCCGACAGATCCGTCGCGCCATCAAGAATCACAGTTGCACACGCGCCATTATGGTGGCGCACAATGCACACTTTGATCTGGGTTTTATCAATGCCGCAGTGGCACGCTGTGGCCTGAAGCGCAACCCGTTCCACCCCTTCTCCTGTATGGACACCGCCACCCTGGCGGGACTGGCCTACGGACAGACGGTGCTCGCCAAAGCCTGCCAGACCGCGGGAATGGCCTTCGACAATAGCGCTGCGCATTCCGCGGAATACGATGCGGAAAAAACCGCCGAGCTGTTCTGTGGCATCGTCAACCGCTGGCGCGATCTGGGCGGATGGCCGCTGGCAGCCGCTACGGACGACTTGCCGGCAGAAGACGCGGGCTGA
- the ccoG gene encoding cytochrome c oxidase accessory protein CcoG, with amino-acid sequence MSDRIPTREEQEGGGEVRYRMLYESDDKVYIRHIRGVYTRIRKYTGLPLLLAFFFIPWLNIDGRQAVHFDLPARQFHILWATFGPQDGILLAALLIISAFALFAVTTWLGRVWCGFTCPQTVWTLMFIWAERVCEGDRAKRMKLDAAPWSAEKVLRKGGTHAIWLLISLATALAFVGYFYGIRDLVVDLATFTAHPQGAFWVAFFMFATYFNAGFMREQVCKYMCPYARFQSVMYDKDTLAVYYDARRGEARGPRKKGVDYKAQGLGDCIDCYWCVQVCPVDIDIRDGMQYECINCGLCVDACNSVMDKMQYPRGLIRFTSEDELETGKTQYIRPRLVGYGLVLLLLIGAFSYEVATRSPVQAEVLRDRGARMYRISQGMVQNVYTVKINNMDQRPHEFSIRITGKPGYDYSLRMQQSPLVNPGELYSVPIRVSVPKKQLQDTKHDIYIEIQAKGAPELNDRHKTVFIGPK; translated from the coding sequence GTGAGCGATAGAATTCCTACCCGGGAAGAGCAGGAAGGTGGTGGCGAAGTCCGCTATCGCATGCTCTACGAGTCAGACGACAAGGTCTATATCCGGCATATCCGCGGCGTTTATACCCGTATCCGCAAATATACCGGCCTGCCTCTGTTACTCGCATTTTTCTTTATTCCCTGGCTCAATATCGATGGGCGCCAGGCCGTACATTTCGATTTGCCCGCGCGGCAGTTCCACATACTGTGGGCGACCTTTGGCCCGCAAGACGGCATCCTGCTTGCTGCTCTGTTGATTATCTCTGCATTTGCTCTGTTTGCGGTCACCACCTGGCTGGGGCGGGTCTGGTGTGGCTTTACCTGTCCGCAAACCGTATGGACGCTGATGTTTATCTGGGCCGAGCGGGTATGTGAAGGTGACCGTGCGAAACGCATGAAACTGGATGCCGCTCCCTGGAGCGCCGAGAAGGTGCTGCGCAAGGGGGGCACGCACGCGATCTGGCTGCTGATATCCCTCGCCACGGCCCTGGCGTTTGTCGGATACTTTTATGGTATCCGCGATCTAGTGGTCGATCTCGCAACCTTTACCGCACATCCACAGGGAGCTTTCTGGGTCGCATTCTTTATGTTTGCCACCTACTTCAATGCAGGCTTTATGCGCGAGCAGGTGTGCAAATATATGTGCCCCTATGCACGCTTTCAGTCGGTCATGTACGACAAGGACACACTGGCGGTGTATTACGATGCCAGGCGTGGGGAAGCCCGTGGGCCACGTAAGAAGGGTGTGGATTACAAGGCCCAGGGCCTGGGCGACTGCATCGACTGTTACTGGTGTGTGCAGGTGTGCCCGGTGGATATCGATATTCGCGATGGCATGCAGTACGAGTGCATCAATTGCGGCCTTTGTGTGGACGCTTGCAATAGCGTAATGGACAAAATGCAGTACCCGCGGGGGTTGATCCGTTTCACCTCGGAAGACGAGCTGGAAACCGGCAAAACCCAGTATATACGGCCGCGGTTGGTGGGTTATGGTCTGGTGCTGCTGCTGTTGATCGGAGCCTTCTCCTATGAGGTGGCCACCCGCTCTCCGGTGCAGGCGGAAGTATTGCGTGACCGCGGCGCGCGCATGTATCGCATTTCCCAGGGGATGGTGCAGAATGTCTACACGGTCAAGATCAACAATATGGATCAGCGGCCCCACGAGTTCAGCATTCGAATCACCGGCAAGCCCGGGTACGATTATTCGCTACGCATGCAGCAAAGCCCACTGGTGAACCCGGGCGAGTTATACTCCGTGCCCATTCGGGTCAGTGTGCCGAAGAAGCAGCTGCAGGACACCAAGCACGATATTTATATCGAGATCCAGGCGAAGGGTGCACCGGAACTCAACGATCGACACAAAACGGTGTTTATCGGCCCCAAGTAA